The Candidatus Hydrogenedentota bacterium genome has a window encoding:
- a CDS encoding PAS domain S-box protein: MAILDNALLEEKRRTEAALAYRLAFEQLVTRLSTRFIQSSARELDEAITWALRQLGEFTHVDRCVVFQMLGDSTNVHFTHEWCAPDFNSTQYRYATVPMDTFPWAYEMYRKFQVVYVSDVDELPAEAWREQEMWRAASVQSVLAVPLSIGKELQGVIALTTEREKKLWMEEDIRLLETAAQMVMNAISRQKSEAALHRMEAQFRTLADQLPAAIAILNSGRFVYVNEASERLSGYSRNEITALDLSAFLHPEDREVGLQILDSVSPDELARGAEARFIDRTGEERWVEVQARRIEFGGKDSFLVAAIDTTERHKAAEALRRSEEHLRSVLQNMPVMMSAFDERGNIIVWNREAERVTGYASPELVGNPHAMGILYPDPSYRARVVVEWAERGADYRDQEWNIACKDGTVRTVSWFNISATFPIPGWASWGIGVDVTDRRKLERQVLEISAREQMRIGQDLHDRLGQHLTGIGFKSQVLAEDLQAKHVAEATTASTIVEMVSDAINQTRGLARGLYPVHLEADGLMTALHELAAQTQSLFNIRCKFVCEEPILIYDVSVATHLYRIAQEALNNAVRHGKPKAIEIVLHGDGDDVELRIADDGTGIDLVSNGNQGLGLNIMQYRARMIDGTLRIQRGDRGGTIVTCSLTVPAPGEFVESV, from the coding sequence ATGGCTATTCTCGACAACGCGCTGCTGGAAGAAAAACGCAGGACGGAAGCGGCGCTTGCGTATCGCCTGGCGTTCGAGCAACTCGTAACGCGCCTGTCGACGCGGTTTATCCAGTCGTCGGCGCGCGAGTTGGATGAGGCGATCACGTGGGCGTTGCGCCAGTTGGGCGAATTCACGCACGTGGACCGCTGCGTTGTATTCCAGATGCTCGGCGACTCCACGAACGTCCACTTTACGCACGAGTGGTGTGCGCCCGATTTCAACTCCACGCAATACCGGTACGCGACGGTGCCCATGGACACGTTCCCGTGGGCCTACGAGATGTACCGCAAGTTTCAGGTCGTCTACGTTTCGGACGTTGACGAACTGCCGGCGGAAGCCTGGCGCGAACAAGAGATGTGGCGCGCGGCGTCGGTACAGTCGGTCCTTGCCGTGCCGTTGTCGATCGGCAAGGAACTGCAGGGCGTTATCGCGCTGACAACGGAGCGCGAGAAAAAACTGTGGATGGAAGAGGACATCCGCCTGCTCGAAACGGCCGCGCAAATGGTCATGAACGCCATCAGCCGGCAAAAATCGGAAGCGGCGTTGCATCGGATGGAAGCGCAATTTCGCACGCTGGCGGACCAGTTGCCGGCGGCGATCGCAATACTGAACTCGGGCCGGTTTGTGTACGTGAACGAAGCGTCCGAGCGGCTGTCGGGTTACTCGCGCAACGAAATCACGGCCCTCGATTTGTCGGCATTCCTGCACCCGGAAGACCGCGAAGTCGGCCTGCAAATTCTCGATTCCGTATCGCCGGACGAACTCGCGCGCGGGGCCGAAGCGCGGTTCATCGATCGCACCGGAGAAGAACGCTGGGTCGAAGTGCAGGCGCGGCGCATCGAGTTCGGCGGGAAGGATTCCTTTCTGGTCGCGGCAATCGACACCACCGAGCGCCACAAGGCCGCGGAAGCGTTGCGGCGCAGCGAGGAACACCTCCGCAGCGTGTTGCAGAATATGCCGGTCATGATGAGCGCGTTCGACGAACGCGGCAATATTATCGTGTGGAACCGCGAGGCCGAGCGCGTCACCGGATACGCCTCGCCCGAACTCGTCGGTAATCCGCACGCGATGGGAATTCTCTACCCCGATCCGTCGTACCGCGCGCGGGTCGTGGTCGAATGGGCCGAGCGCGGCGCGGACTACCGCGATCAGGAATGGAACATCGCCTGCAAGGACGGCACCGTGCGCACCGTGTCGTGGTTCAACATTTCCGCGACATTTCCAATTCCGGGCTGGGCGTCGTGGGGAATCGGCGTCGACGTGACGGACCGCCGCAAGCTCGAGCGGCAGGTGCTCGAGATCAGCGCGCGCGAACAGATGCGGATCGGACAAGACCTGCACGATCGGCTCGGGCAGCATCTGACCGGCATCGGCTTCAAAAGCCAGGTGCTTGCGGAGGACCTCCAGGCGAAACACGTGGCCGAGGCGACGACGGCGTCGACCATCGTCGAAATGGTTTCGGATGCCATCAACCAAACGCGCGGGCTGGCGCGCGGGCTGTATCCCGTCCATCTCGAAGCGGACGGATTGATGACCGCCCTGCACGAGTTGGCGGCGCAAACGCAGTCCCTGTTCAACATTCGGTGCAAGTTCGTGTGCGAGGAACCGATCCTGATCTACGATGTGTCCGTGGCGACCCACCTGTACCGCATTGCCCAGGAAGCGCTAAACAACGCGGTGCGGCACGGAAAGCCAAAAGCGATCGAGATTGTCCTGCACGGCGACGGCGACGACGTCGAACTGCGCATCGCCGACGACGGGACAGGCATCGATCTGGTGTCGAATGGCAATCAGGGTCTCGGCCTGAACATAATGCAGTACCGCGCGCGAATGATCGATGGCACGCTGCGCATTCAGCGCGGCGATCGCGGCGGG